One Arvicanthis niloticus isolate mArvNil1 chromosome 3, mArvNil1.pat.X, whole genome shotgun sequence DNA segment encodes these proteins:
- the Tox4 gene encoding TOX high mobility group box family member 4, whose translation MEFPGGNDNYLTITGPSHPFLSGAETFHTPSLGDEEFEIPPISLDSDPSLAVSDVVGHFDDLADPSSSQDGSFSAQYGVQTLDMPVGMTHGLMEQGGGLLSGGLTMDLDHSIGTQYSANPPVTIDVPMTDMTSGLMGHSQLTTIDQSELSSQLGLSLGGGTILPPAQSPEDRLSTTPSPTNSLHEDGVDDFRRQLPAQKTVVVETGKKQKAPKKRKKKDPNEPQKPVSAYALFFRDTQAAIKGQNPNATFGEVSKIVASMWDSLGEEQKQVYKRKTEAAKKEYLKALAAYKDNQECQATVETVELDPVPQSQTPSPPPVTTADPASPAPASTESPALSPCIVVNSTLSSYVANQASSGPGGQPNITKLIITKQMLPSSITMSQGGMVTVIPATVVTSRGLQLGQTSTATIQPSQQAQIVTRSVLQAAAAAAASMQLPPPRLQPPPLQQMPQPPTQQQVTILQQPPPLQAMQQPPPQKVRINLQQQPPPLQSKIVPPPTLKIQTTVVPPTVESSPEQPVNSSPEAHTVEATSPETICEMIADVVPEVESPSQMDVELVSGSPVTLSPQPRCVRSGCENPPVISKDWDNEYCSNECVVKHCRDVFLAWVASRNPNSVVFVK comes from the exons ACATTCCATACACCAAGCTTGGGCGATGAGGAATTTGAAATCCCACCTATCTCCTTGGACTCTGATCCCTCACTGGCTGTCTCAGACGTGGTTGGCCACTTTGATGATCTGGCAGATCCCTCTTCTTCACAGGATGGCAGCTTTTCAGCTCAATACGGGGTCCAGACATTGGACATGCCTGTGGGCATGACCCATGGCTTGATGGAGCAGGGCGGGGGGCTCCTGAGCGGGGGCTTGACTATG gACCTGGACCATTCTATAGGAACTCAGTATAGTGCCAACCCACCTGTTACAATTGATGTACCAATGACAGACATGACATCTGGCTTAATGGGACACAGCCAGTTGACCACTATTGATCAGTCAGAACTGAGTTCTCAACTTGGTTTGAGTTTAGGAGGTGGCACCATCTTGCCACCTGCCCAGTCACCTGAGGATCGTCTTTCAACTACTCCTTCACCTACCAATTCACTTCATGAGGATGGTGTTGATGATTTCCGGAGG CAACTTCCCGCCCAGAAGACAGTGGTAGTGGAAACAGGGAAAAAGCAAAAGGCccccaagaagagaaaaaagaaagacccCAATGAACCCCAGAAGCCCGTCTCTGCGTATGCATTATTTTTTCGAGATACGCAGGCTGCCATCAAGGGACAGAACCCGAATGCAACCTTTGGTGAGGTTTCGAAGATTGTGGCTTCCATGTGGGACAGTCTTGGAGAAGAGCAAAAACAG GTGTATAAACGGAAAACTGAAGCTGCCAAGAAAGAGTATCTCAAGGCACTAGCTGCTTATAAAGACAACCAGGAGTGTCAG GCTACTGTGGAAACAGTGGAATTAGATCCCGTGCCACAGTCACAGACTCCTTCACCACCTCCTGTGACTACTGCTGATCCAGCATCTCCAGCACCAGCCTCAACGGAGTCCCCTGCTTTGTCCCCTTGCATTGTAGTTAATTCCACGCTTTCATCTTATGTGGCAAACCAGGCATCTTCTGGGCCTGGAGGTCAGCCCAATATTACCAAATTGATTATTACCAAACAGATGTTGCCTTCTTCTATTACCATGTCTCAAGGAGGAATGGTTACTGTTATCCCAGCCACTGTGGTTACCTCCCGTGGGCTCCAGCTAGGCCAAACAAGTACCGCTACTATTCAGCCAAGCCAGCAGGCCCAGATTGTCACACGGTCTGTgctgcaggcagcagcagcagctgctgcttctaTGCAACTGCCTCCACCCCGACTACAGCCTCCTCCATTGCAACAGATGCCTCAGCCCCCAACTCAACAGCAAGTCACCATTCTTCAGCAACCTCCTCCACTTCAGGCCATGCAACAACCTCCACCTCAGAAAGTTAGAATCAATTTACAGCAGCAGCCACCTCCTCTGCAGAGCAAGATTGTGCCTCCACCCACTCTGAAAATACAGACTACTGTGGTCCCTCCAACTGTAGAAAGCAGTCCTGAGCAGCCTGTGAACAGCAGCCCTGAGGCCCACACGGTAGAGGCAACCTCTCCAGAAACAATTTGTGAAATGATCGCAGATGTAGTTCCTGAG GTGGAGTCTCCTTCTCAGATGGATGTTGAATTGGTGAGTGGATCCCCTGTGACACTGTCACCTCAGCCTCGATGTGTGAGGTCTGGTTGTGAGAACCCTCCTGTTATCAGTAAGGACTGGGACAACGAATACTGCAGCAACGAGTGTGTGGTGAAGCACTGCAG gGATGTATTCTTGGCCTGGGTGGCCTCTAGAAATCCAAACTCTGTGGTGTTTGTGAAGTAG